One Thermoanaerobacter pseudethanolicus ATCC 33223 DNA window includes the following coding sequences:
- a CDS encoding flagellar FlbD family protein produces MIYVTRLNNEEFIINAELIEFIEKTPDTVISLTTGKKIVVKETPEEIIQRVIEYKQRIFTIEKDKEVLE; encoded by the coding sequence ATGATTTATGTTACGCGTCTTAATAATGAAGAATTTATTATCAACGCTGAGTTAATTGAATTCATAGAGAAAACTCCCGATACTGTCATAAGCCTTACTACTGGTAAAAAAATAGTTGTAAAAGAAACACCGGAGGAGATTATACAAAGAGTTATCGAATACAAACAAAGAATTTTCACAATAGAAAAGGATAAAGAGGTGTTAGAATGA
- a CDS encoding MotE family protein, whose translation MQNQDIQTKRNSKIWLIILIIFLILVGGIVSAVYFNLFGSQTFLKKQLANVPVLGSLISPVPVEDKNTQINKLTDELKAKDEKIAEYETQLKEKEDQINSLKAELEKVQKESDSLKQQLENKQTNLKDIASYYQNMDPQNAAQILNNMSDEDIIKILRYMDKDSASKILESLKAEKAAKITNILLKNATMIP comes from the coding sequence ATGCAAAATCAAGATATACAAACAAAAAGAAACTCCAAAATTTGGCTGATAATTTTAATAATTTTTTTGATACTCGTAGGTGGAATAGTCTCAGCTGTTTACTTTAATCTATTCGGAAGTCAAACTTTTTTGAAAAAGCAATTAGCTAATGTTCCGGTTTTAGGTAGTTTAATTTCTCCAGTGCCAGTAGAAGACAAAAATACACAGATAAATAAATTAACTGACGAATTAAAAGCAAAAGATGAAAAGATTGCTGAGTACGAAACTCAATTGAAAGAAAAAGAAGACCAAATCAATAGTTTAAAAGCCGAATTGGAAAAAGTTCAAAAGGAGAGTGATTCACTCAAGCAACAGTTAGAAAATAAGCAGACTAACTTGAAAGACATAGCTAGTTATTATCAAAATATGGATCCGCAAAATGCAGCGCAAATACTCAATAACATGTCAGATGAAGATATAATAAAAATATTGAGGTACATGGATAAAGATAGTGCTTCAAAGATATTAGAATCATTAAAAGCTGAAAAGGCAGCAAAAATAACAAATATTTTATTGAAAAATGCTACTATGATTCCTTAG
- the fliI gene encoding flagellar protein export ATPase FliI, producing the protein MSNIVLNKYKKALQEKRLIQYYGKVSQVIGLTIESTGPLSNIGEICNIKTINGNTILAEVVGFKEEKVYLMPLGNMEGIGAGSKVIATGQTLRVNVGNELLGRVLDGLGNPIDGKGPIKFEKSIPINNVPPDPLERKRIREVMSLGIKAIDGLLTCGKGQRIGIFAGSGVGKSTLLGMMARNAKADLNVIALIGERGREVNEFLEKDLGEEGLKKSVVVVATSDTPALIRVKGAMTATAIAEYFRDQGLDVLLMMDSVTRFAMAQREVGLSIGEAPVSRGYTPSVFSVLPKLLERSGCSKKGSITALYTVLVDGDDLNEPIADAVRGILDGHIVLSRKLANKNHYPAIDVLASVSRVINDIITEEHKELIARFKDILATYTEAEDLINIGAYNFGSNPKIDEAIELNDKMNNFLRQRIDESYDFETTKQLLYESIKR; encoded by the coding sequence ATGAGTAATATTGTTTTGAATAAATATAAAAAGGCTCTTCAAGAAAAAAGGCTAATTCAATATTATGGGAAAGTTTCTCAAGTAATAGGATTAACAATCGAAAGTACAGGGCCTCTTTCCAACATAGGAGAAATATGTAATATCAAGACTATTAACGGAAATACAATTTTGGCAGAAGTTGTAGGTTTTAAAGAAGAAAAAGTGTATCTCATGCCCTTAGGAAATATGGAGGGAATAGGAGCTGGCAGCAAAGTTATAGCTACAGGTCAAACCCTTAGAGTTAACGTAGGAAATGAACTCCTCGGAAGGGTATTAGACGGTTTAGGCAATCCTATAGATGGCAAAGGACCGATAAAATTTGAAAAATCTATTCCTATTAATAATGTGCCACCTGACCCTTTGGAAAGGAAGCGAATTAGAGAAGTTATGTCTCTTGGTATAAAAGCGATAGATGGACTACTTACCTGCGGCAAAGGGCAGAGAATTGGTATTTTTGCAGGAAGTGGTGTAGGAAAAAGCACGCTGTTAGGCATGATGGCAAGAAACGCGAAAGCTGATTTAAATGTAATAGCTCTCATAGGAGAAAGGGGAAGAGAAGTAAATGAATTTTTAGAAAAAGATTTGGGGGAAGAAGGCTTAAAAAAATCTGTAGTTGTAGTAGCTACTTCTGATACCCCAGCTCTTATAAGAGTAAAAGGCGCTATGACTGCAACTGCTATAGCTGAATATTTTAGAGACCAAGGGTTAGATGTTCTTTTGATGATGGATTCAGTCACTCGTTTTGCCATGGCTCAAAGAGAAGTAGGGCTTTCTATAGGGGAAGCTCCTGTTTCACGAGGTTATACTCCTTCTGTCTTTTCAGTTTTACCTAAGCTTTTAGAACGATCTGGATGTTCTAAAAAAGGCTCTATTACAGCTCTTTACACTGTGCTAGTAGATGGGGATGATTTGAATGAGCCAATTGCTGACGCAGTAAGGGGTATACTCGATGGGCACATAGTTTTGTCAAGGAAACTGGCTAATAAAAACCATTATCCTGCTATTGATGTATTAGCAAGTGTTAGCAGGGTGATAAATGACATAATTACAGAAGAACATAAAGAACTAATAGCGAGGTTTAAAGATATTTTGGCGACTTACACAGAAGCGGAGGATTTAATAAATATAGGAGCATATAATTTTGGCAGTAATCCTAAAATTGATGAGGCCATTGAGCTAAACGACAAAATGAACAATTTTCTTAGGCAGAGAATAGACGAGTCTTATGACTTTGAAACTACAAAACAACTGCTATATGAATCTATTAAAAGGTGA
- the fliJ gene encoding flagellar export protein FliJ → MKKFEFNLQPVLNLKEQSEKIEKEKLAKVMAEINIQKEELHKLTKHLNEILEKTKVEMKEGTTIHKILESDVYVKKIQQMIEDKKLLIKKLEKDADLIRENLLKVSKEKKALENLKEKRFSEYQYLMAIEQNKFVDEQISFRVAKSY, encoded by the coding sequence ATGAAAAAATTCGAATTTAATTTGCAGCCAGTATTAAATTTAAAAGAACAGTCAGAAAAGATTGAAAAAGAGAAATTAGCAAAGGTCATGGCAGAGATAAATATTCAAAAAGAAGAATTACATAAATTAACTAAACATTTAAATGAAATCTTAGAAAAAACAAAAGTGGAGATGAAAGAAGGAACTACTATACATAAAATTCTTGAATCAGATGTGTATGTAAAAAAAATTCAACAGATGATTGAAGACAAAAAACTTTTAATAAAAAAGCTAGAAAAAGATGCTGATTTGATAAGAGAAAATCTTTTAAAAGTTTCAAAAGAGAAAAAGGCATTAGAGAATCTCAAGGAAAAGAGGTTTTCTGAGTACCAATACTTAATGGCTATAGAACAAAATAAATTTGTAGATGAACAAATAAGTTTTAGAGTGGCTAAATCCTATTAG
- the fliM gene encoding flagellar motor switch protein FliM yields the protein MAEILSQSEIDELLKAFSSGGLDVQEIEEVEETKSKKIRNYDFRRPNKFSKEQLRTLQMIFENLSRSLTSFLSGYLRTIVNVTVVSVDQLTYYEFSNSLNNPVFIAIIDAAPLEGLFLLEFNNNTTYAILDRILGGMGKGELLDRDYTEIEISLLTKIVKQMLSLFKEPWSNILDINPSLIRVETNSQFAQIISPNETVALCTLSIKINETEGIMNFCMPHLTLEPIVPKLTTKFWFSSMKKEEKVNPELIKSKISKTYIPLTAQLGSTTITVKEFLDFEIGDIIMLDKHFKEPVDIIIDKKVKFRGIPGIKNNKYSVRITEVIYKGDEESE from the coding sequence TTGGCTGAAATATTATCACAGAGCGAGATAGATGAACTATTAAAAGCTTTTAGTTCTGGTGGGTTAGATGTCCAAGAAATTGAAGAAGTAGAAGAAACTAAAAGTAAAAAGATAAGAAATTACGATTTTAGAAGGCCTAATAAATTTTCAAAAGAACAACTGCGAACTCTTCAAATGATTTTTGAAAATTTGTCAAGGTCTCTAACTTCCTTTTTGTCAGGATATTTGAGAACAATAGTGAATGTTACAGTGGTCTCTGTTGACCAGCTGACTTATTATGAGTTTAGTAATTCTTTAAATAATCCGGTTTTCATTGCTATTATTGATGCAGCCCCTTTAGAAGGCCTTTTTCTCTTGGAATTCAATAATAATACTACTTATGCAATACTTGATAGAATTTTGGGAGGAATGGGAAAAGGCGAGCTTTTGGATAGGGATTACACTGAGATCGAGATTAGCCTTTTGACTAAGATAGTAAAACAAATGCTTTCACTTTTTAAAGAACCATGGAGTAATATATTAGATATTAATCCCTCTTTAATAAGAGTGGAAACTAATTCGCAGTTTGCTCAAATAATATCTCCTAATGAGACAGTAGCTTTATGTACTTTATCTATAAAAATTAATGAAACAGAAGGAATAATGAATTTTTGCATGCCTCATTTGACATTAGAACCTATTGTACCCAAATTAACGACAAAATTTTGGTTTTCTAGCATGAAAAAAGAAGAGAAAGTAAATCCTGAGCTTATAAAGAGTAAAATAAGCAAAACTTATATACCTCTTACTGCTCAACTTGGTTCTACAACTATTACTGTAAAAGAATTTTTGGATTTTGAGATAGGAGATATAATCATGTTAGATAAACATTTCAAAGAACCTGTAGACATAATAATCGATAAAAAAGTCAAATTTAGAGGTATACCTGGAATCAAAAATAACAAATACAGTGTAAGAATAACAGAAGTTATTTACAAAGGAGATGAAGAAAGTGAATGA
- a CDS encoding flagellar hook-length control protein FliK: MIGVVPDTDLLPFKIQQPRADKTKPVVDYKKFPSPKDNKANKFSEMLQQQMAINENKENSTDKVVSDGNVELNSLFSTTQSLKKEKNLKSFQTEDLSLADVFNWLQQLINGLNVAIQKDDGKELSEKQNFYVELQKEVQKLIQDFLNNGVLNVDKLSQKISQLLEEKLGVKLQPDAIATAIKSDNFKEVLKVYSDKNVDINNTNIQTTDSIVFSQQAIKKDGTDNLTLLNENLSLIDNQRILEENKEIIPKTKDSQPDSNSKILTIKNEKNLGENQQLQQNDFAFLKNDGKTFENQLINHQSSKLKEAPESQIFDQIVKSINFLKNDMFSTISIQLKPEFLGKLQINLKSVDGNIIATIITDSEKVKHQIESNIGILSAQLDLKGIKIDSFNVTVDKNMQFTSQYNGQQQSYNDNSQEQNLHRVYSGYLHYDLAEAEETETLQQIYNISQDHIDVRA, encoded by the coding sequence GTGATAGGAGTGGTGCCGGATACTGATTTATTACCATTTAAGATACAGCAGCCAAGGGCTGATAAAACCAAACCAGTTGTAGATTACAAAAAATTCCCTTCCCCAAAAGATAATAAGGCAAATAAATTTTCAGAAATGTTACAGCAACAGATGGCAATTAATGAAAATAAAGAAAATTCAACGGACAAAGTGGTATCTGATGGCAATGTTGAGTTAAATAGTCTTTTTTCAACTACACAATCACTGAAAAAAGAAAAAAATTTAAAATCTTTCCAAACAGAGGATTTATCGTTAGCAGATGTTTTCAATTGGTTGCAGCAGTTAATAAATGGATTAAACGTGGCAATTCAAAAGGATGATGGCAAGGAGTTAAGTGAAAAACAAAATTTTTATGTGGAATTGCAAAAAGAAGTACAAAAACTGATACAAGATTTTTTAAATAATGGGGTTTTGAATGTTGATAAACTATCGCAAAAAATAAGCCAGTTGTTAGAAGAAAAACTTGGTGTTAAGTTACAACCAGATGCAATAGCTACGGCAATTAAAAGTGACAACTTTAAGGAAGTTTTAAAAGTCTATAGCGATAAAAATGTAGATATAAACAACACGAACATTCAGACAACAGACTCAATTGTATTTTCACAACAAGCCATTAAAAAAGATGGGACAGATAATTTAACTCTATTAAATGAAAATTTATCTTTGATAGACAATCAGCGTATCCTTGAGGAAAATAAAGAAATCATACCAAAAACAAAGGATTCACAACCTGACTCAAATAGCAAGATTTTGACAATTAAAAATGAAAAAAATCTTGGAGAAAATCAGCAATTACAACAAAATGATTTTGCGTTTTTAAAAAATGATGGGAAGACTTTTGAAAACCAACTGATTAACCATCAAAGTTCGAAATTAAAAGAGGCTCCAGAATCACAAATTTTTGACCAAATAGTAAAGAGCATAAATTTTTTAAAAAACGACATGTTCTCTACTATAAGTATACAATTAAAACCAGAATTTTTAGGAAAACTCCAGATAAATCTTAAATCTGTAGATGGAAATATCATCGCTACTATAATAACTGATAGCGAGAAAGTGAAGCATCAAATTGAATCTAATATAGGGATTTTAAGTGCTCAATTAGATTTAAAAGGAATTAAAATAGACAGTTTTAATGTGACAGTGGATAAAAATATGCAGTTTACTTCTCAATACAATGGACAACAGCAAAGTTACAATGACAACTCACAAGAACAGAATTTGCACAGAGTATATAGTGGGTATTTACACTATGATTTGGCGGAAGCAGAAGAAACAGAAACTTTACAACAAATTTACAATATCTCACAAGACCATATAGATGTGAGGGCGTAG
- a CDS encoding flagellar hook capping FlgD N-terminal domain-containing protein, whose translation MDINTNYNVTSIYNNRVSTLNSQLGKDDFLKLLVTQLKNQDPLNPMDDREFIAQLAQFSTLEQMQNMNSSINAIRAINLIGKNIYATITDNNGNSRTVIGKVDVVYKQNGEYFLEVNGIDIPLDAVTAVLE comes from the coding sequence ATGGATATAAATACTAATTACAATGTTACAAGTATTTACAACAACAGAGTATCAACTCTAAATTCTCAATTAGGAAAAGATGATTTTTTAAAACTTTTGGTTACTCAATTAAAAAATCAAGATCCTTTAAATCCTATGGATGATAGGGAATTTATTGCACAGTTAGCACAGTTTTCTACATTGGAGCAAATGCAAAACATGAATAGCAGTATTAATGCAATAAGAGCTATAAATTTGATAGGCAAAAATATATATGCTACTATTACTGACAATAATGGGAATTCTCGAACTGTGATAGGAAAAGTAGATGTTGTTTATAAGCAAAATGGAGAATACTTTTTAGAAGTGAACGGTATAGATATACCATTGGATGCTGTTACAGCTGTTTTAGAATGA
- a CDS encoding TIGR02530 family flagellar biosynthesis protein, with product MSEIVRIPQNINVNYLAQRASTNTTASTSFKEVLNVKIDDLKFSKHSLMRMEMRNVKITQSEYQKLLEAVNKASEKGIKDSLIIMSNKAFVVNLKSKTVITAMDGEMLKNSVFTNIDGAVII from the coding sequence ATGTCTGAAATTGTAAGAATTCCACAAAACATAAATGTTAATTACTTAGCCCAGAGGGCATCAACTAATACCACGGCTTCTACATCTTTCAAAGAAGTTTTAAATGTGAAAATTGATGACCTGAAATTTTCAAAGCATTCACTTATGAGGATGGAAATGAGAAATGTTAAAATTACTCAAAGTGAATATCAAAAACTATTAGAAGCAGTGAATAAAGCTAGTGAAAAGGGAATAAAAGATTCTCTCATCATTATGAGCAACAAAGCTTTTGTGGTAAATTTAAAGTCTAAAACCGTCATAACGGCGATGGATGGGGAAATGTTGAAAAACAGTGTTTTTACAAATATAGACGGTGCTGTGATAATCTAA
- a CDS encoding flagellar basal body-associated FliL family protein produces MKSKTILIVILIMILSFSIAFVYFNNFASSNKPKEITYYNYSPGGEFITNLKGDRKFVKATIKLQVADKNTLKILEERTPQIRDLIIQILRGKTDQDVEGPEGQEKLKNDIKNQINKIIGERKIVNVYFEEFIVQ; encoded by the coding sequence ATGAAGAGTAAAACAATTTTGATTGTTATTCTTATTATGATTTTATCGTTTAGTATTGCTTTCGTATATTTTAATAATTTTGCATCTAGTAACAAACCTAAAGAAATCACATATTATAATTATTCTCCTGGCGGAGAATTTATAACTAATTTAAAGGGAGACAGAAAATTTGTCAAGGCAACAATAAAGTTGCAAGTTGCAGATAAAAATACTTTAAAAATCTTAGAAGAGCGGACCCCCCAGATTAGAGATTTGATAATTCAAATTTTAAGAGGAAAAACAGATCAAGATGTGGAAGGGCCTGAAGGACAAGAGAAGTTAAAAAACGATATAAAAAATCAGATAAATAAAATAATAGGTGAAAGGAAAATTGTAAATGTATATTTTGAGGAATTTATTGTTCAATAG
- the fliG gene encoding flagellar motor switch protein FliG, which yields MARGALTGRQKSAMLLIALGPELSAQIYKHLREDEIEQLTLEIASIRNLTPEEKQKVIDEFYNMCVAQEYIIEGGIEYAKAVLEKALGTQEAFEVINKLTSTLKVRPFDFIRRADPSQVLNFIQNEHPQTIAMILSYLKPQQAGAILSSLPENLQAEVAMRIATMESTSPEVVKEVERILERKLSSLVTQDYTSSGGIQTIVDILNSVDRSTEKNILDTLESINIELVEEIKKRMFIFEDIVTLDSRSIQRVLREVDNHDIALALKGSSEEVQRVIYSNMSKRLADMIKEDIQYMGPVRLKDVEEAQQRIVNIIRKLEDAGEIVISRGGGDEIIV from the coding sequence ATGGCGAGAGGTGCACTCACAGGCAGGCAAAAAAGTGCAATGCTTCTCATTGCGTTAGGGCCCGAGCTTTCAGCTCAAATATATAAACATTTAAGGGAAGATGAAATTGAACAATTAACTTTAGAAATAGCCAGTATAAGAAATCTTACTCCTGAAGAAAAACAAAAAGTTATAGATGAATTTTATAACATGTGCGTAGCGCAAGAGTACATAATAGAAGGTGGAATAGAATATGCAAAAGCAGTTTTAGAAAAAGCTTTAGGTACTCAAGAAGCTTTTGAGGTTATAAATAAATTGACTTCTACTTTGAAAGTAAGGCCTTTTGACTTTATAAGAAGAGCGGATCCCTCTCAAGTTTTAAATTTTATACAAAACGAACATCCTCAGACTATTGCAATGATTTTGTCTTATTTAAAGCCTCAACAAGCAGGAGCAATTCTATCCTCACTGCCTGAAAACTTACAGGCAGAAGTAGCTATGCGAATAGCAACAATGGAGAGCACTTCTCCTGAAGTAGTAAAAGAAGTTGAGAGAATTTTAGAGAGAAAATTGTCTTCCTTAGTCACACAAGATTATACTTCTTCAGGTGGTATTCAGACAATTGTAGATATACTAAATTCTGTAGATAGAAGTACAGAGAAAAATATCTTGGATACTCTTGAGTCTATAAACATTGAGTTAGTAGAAGAAATAAAGAAGAGGATGTTTATATTTGAAGATATTGTCACATTGGATTCTAGGTCTATACAGAGAGTATTGAGAGAAGTAGACAATCACGATATTGCTCTTGCACTTAAAGGTTCTAGTGAAGAAGTGCAAAGGGTTATTTATAGTAATATGTCTAAGAGACTTGCTGATATGATAAAAGAAGACATACAGTATATGGGACCTGTAAGATTAAAAGATGTAGAAGAAGCACAACAAAGAATTGTAAATATCATAAGAAAATTAGAAGATGCTGGGGAAATTGTAATATCACGAGGAGGAGGGGACGAAATTATTGTATAG
- a CDS encoding flagellar hook protein FlgE, with product MLRSMYSAVSGLKAHQARMDVIGNNIANVNTVGYKASRMTFKEIFSQTIKGASAPQGNGGGTNPQQIGLGVAIASIDTLFTRGGAQRTDNPTDLSIDGNGFFIVSKGGANLYTRAGNFSFDSQGDLVTPDGYKVLGWMSTDGKTVNTDTGNLVPISLKNWSSIDPAATTQLEIGGNINASTEINGAISYNILVYDSQGGSHIATITFTKNDATTWNWSVSSSDPAISSVDGSGTLTFGADGRILPDANGVRIANGTLNFNMNTAVTSATIGPVSLDLSRLTMFSSETDLRELSKDGNEAGSLESINIDKYGVVSGIYSNGRRQVIGQIAIADFQNPMGLEKVGNTMFINTVNSGEPMIGAAGTDTRGSINPGTLEMSNVDLANEFTDMIVTQRGFQANARVITASDEILQDLVNMKR from the coding sequence ATGTTAAGGTCAATGTATTCTGCAGTTTCAGGGTTGAAAGCTCATCAAGCAAGAATGGATGTAATAGGAAATAATATAGCGAATGTCAATACTGTCGGATACAAAGCCAGCAGGATGACTTTTAAAGAGATATTTAGCCAGACGATAAAAGGCGCTTCTGCACCGCAAGGAAATGGTGGCGGAACCAATCCCCAACAGATTGGTCTTGGAGTAGCTATAGCTTCAATTGATACATTGTTCACAAGAGGCGGTGCACAAAGGACAGATAATCCTACAGACCTTTCAATTGATGGGAATGGATTTTTCATAGTCTCCAAGGGAGGAGCAAATTTGTACACAAGGGCAGGAAACTTTAGTTTTGACTCTCAAGGTGATTTAGTAACACCTGATGGATATAAAGTTTTAGGTTGGATGTCAACTGATGGTAAAACAGTAAACACTGATACAGGAAATTTAGTTCCAATAAGCCTTAAAAATTGGTCAAGTATAGACCCGGCAGCGACTACACAATTGGAAATAGGAGGAAACATAAATGCTTCCACAGAAATTAATGGCGCTATAAGTTATAACATATTAGTGTATGATTCACAAGGAGGAAGCCACATAGCTACAATTACTTTTACAAAAAATGATGCTACTACTTGGAACTGGAGTGTGTCTTCTTCTGATCCTGCTATTTCTTCTGTAGATGGTTCGGGTACACTTACTTTTGGTGCTGATGGAAGGATTTTACCAGATGCAAATGGTGTAAGAATAGCAAATGGCACACTCAACTTTAATATGAATACTGCCGTGACAAGTGCGACTATTGGTCCTGTTTCACTTGACCTTTCACGTCTTACAATGTTTTCGAGTGAAACAGATTTAAGGGAACTTAGCAAAGATGGAAATGAGGCGGGTTCTTTAGAGAGTATCAATATAGATAAATATGGCGTGGTGTCTGGCATATATTCTAATGGACGTAGGCAGGTAATTGGTCAAATTGCTATTGCGGATTTTCAGAATCCCATGGGCTTAGAAAAAGTAGGGAATACTATGTTTATTAACACAGTAAACTCAGGAGAACCAATGATAGGAGCAGCTGGTACAGATACAAGGGGTTCTATAAATCCTGGAACTTTAGAGATGTCTAATGTAGATTTAGCCAACGAATTTACCGATATGATCGTAACTCAAAGAGGTTTTCAAGCTAATGCGAGAGTTATAACTGCCTCTGATGAAATATTGCAAGACCTTGTTAATATGAAGAGATAA
- a CDS encoding FliH/SctL family protein — protein MYRIYKQGEINFSSPVILRIVENGNYKEKVEKVIELSEQREDIKKESADLAKQIIERARQVQQEILRKTKEDVEKILIEAEKKAKKIEEEYKEKGYQDGYTAGYQEGYKKGEEDAKAIIEEAKTIKEEIIKEKQRMYKEAESDIVNVILLAVEKIVGKYVEEDKDIILNLIKKGMENYNAFDKVTVRVSEEDYEHCIKNKDKILKDIEFLDDVNILKDLSLKKGDCVIETNSGVINSGVSTQLKALKNLFAGVLNE, from the coding sequence TTGTATAGGATATATAAACAAGGAGAAATAAACTTTTCCTCTCCCGTGATTTTAAGAATTGTGGAAAATGGCAATTACAAAGAAAAAGTGGAGAAAGTAATTGAATTGAGTGAACAAAGAGAGGATATAAAAAAAGAAAGTGCGGATTTAGCAAAGCAAATAATAGAAAGGGCGAGACAAGTCCAGCAAGAGATACTTAGGAAGACTAAGGAAGATGTAGAAAAAATCTTAATAGAAGCAGAGAAAAAAGCTAAGAAGATTGAAGAAGAGTATAAAGAAAAGGGCTATCAAGATGGATATACTGCAGGATATCAAGAAGGATACAAAAAAGGAGAAGAAGATGCTAAAGCTATAATAGAAGAAGCAAAGACTATTAAAGAAGAGATTATTAAAGAAAAACAACGAATGTATAAAGAAGCAGAAAGTGATATTGTAAATGTAATTTTGCTGGCGGTAGAAAAAATTGTAGGTAAATATGTGGAAGAGGATAAAGACATAATATTGAACCTTATCAAAAAAGGAATGGAAAACTACAATGCTTTTGACAAAGTAACGGTAAGGGTTAGTGAAGAGGATTATGAACACTGTATTAAAAACAAAGACAAAATTCTTAAAGACATAGAGTTTTTAGATGATGTAAATATCTTAAAAGATTTATCATTAAAAAAAGGAGATTGTGTAATTGAAACAAATTCTGGAGTGATAAACTCTGGCGTTAGTACACAACTTAAAGCTTTAAAAAACTTATTTGCGGGTGTGCTAAATGAGTAA